CAATATGCCACGATTTTAATTCCCTCAAGCTCATTGCAATTAATTACCGAGCCAGCGCTCGTGCAACAAGCACTGCAACATGTGGATGCTCACTTGTTAGCAGGTGGCGTAGTGGCCGCCTCGATTATGACCCTGTGGCAACCTGATGACCCATTAGAATCGACCTTTGCCGATGAGGCTACCCGCAGCAGTGATGGCGTAGTATTTCGGCGGGAAAGTTGGTCACGTTTCGATCCAACCAGCCATTGCGAGGCAACCAACGATCGTTATCAAAAAATTCAGGCTGGTCAAGTCATTGCTGAAGAATTGCATCAACGTGATCCGGCGACCCGTTCGTATCAGCAAGCTGAAATTAAAGCGCTGTTTGAGCAAGCGGGATTTGTTGAGGTTCACCTTTATCAGGGTTTTGCTTGGCAATTAGCCGAACCGCATGAACAACTGTTTTGTGTGGTTGCTCGCAAAGCTTAATCATCAGAAAATCGATTGCTATGCCACAAACACTCTATCTTGAATGGGCCAAACAACAGCCTGCCACTGCGATTTTAAGCAATAGCAGCGTCTATTTGCCTAATCTACGGAGCGTAATCCAACAACAATTGGCTGATGCTGCATGGTTTGAAGCGGCCCAACAAGCCAACCCTTGGGGGCATCCCCAACTTCGGCAAGCTCTCCAATCGTGGCATAGCAGCATGTATCCGCCGTTGATTGTGACTGGGGCTTCAAGTGGTTTGGCGGTGGTGTGCCAAGCCTTGTTGCAACCAGGCGATCATGCCTTGATTGAAACCCCGCAGTATGAGCCATTGAGCCGTTGTGTCGCCGCCCGAGGAGCCACTTGGAGTGCTTGTCCACGCGATTCCAGTAGCTTTGAATTGCAACTAGATCAATTGGCGAGCAGTATTACGCCCCGCACCAAGCTGTTGTTAATCAGCAATTTGCATAACCCCAGCAGTGCATTGAGCGCCCAACCACAACTGCTTCGCTTGCAACAAACCCTCAATCAAACCACCGATACCCTTGGCATTGCCCCCATCACGATTGTGGTTGATGAGATTTATTGGCATTTGGCAGCACAAACTCCATTTCGCTCAGTAGCCGAGCTAGGCCCACAGTGGATCGGTATCAACAGCCTGTCTAAGGTGTATGGGCTGAGTATGCTGCGTTGTGGCTGGATTATGGCAGCGCCCCAGCTGCTCGATCAATTGCGCTCAGCCTATCTTGATTTGATCAACATTGGCTCGCCGTTGACCGAATATTTAGCAGCAAGTATTATCGAACAATTACCCAATTATCAAATAGCCGCCCAAGCCCATGTTGCCGCCAATCGCCAATTGCTAGAACACTATGTGCAGCCATTGCTTGAAAGTGAGTTGATCAGCGGTGCAATTCCAGCGACAGGCTGCACCTATTTCCCCAGAATAATGCGTGCTCAAGCCCAAATTGAGCACGTAGCCCAACAAACTGGCTGTGTGCCTGGGCAATTTTTCGGCTCGGCCTATCATCAGCATTTGCGGATTGGCTTTGGCGGCCCTAGCAATTTAATTGAAGCAGCATTAAAAGCCTTTACCCAAACAATGCTAACACTTGAATAACGGTGAATAGGCTTCGGATCAACCTGCGATTTGTAGGATACTCCTGCAAATGCTATACTACCAAGACATCCAAATTGGTTCGTCCAACCAACATCAAGCCAATTTAATTCGATCATAACCCTCTCACGATAGCCGTTGGCTCGCGGATTGCTCCAAGGTTGCTCATCAAAATCTAACACCAAAACTATGTTGGTTTTAGCCAATCGGCGCAATGACCTCGCAACATTAACCATCTACCAACCCAATTGCTGATGCTGCCCTGTTTGCTACAGATTGCATAACCACAACTGTTGCGTTTATCCCACAATCGCTGGCCATGCCACGAGACAGGAATTTTATGGATCTTCACCATGTTCGGATTGTACTGCTTGATCAGAATGGGCAGGCAACGAGGCAGATTACGAGCCTGATTACTGCAATTCAGGCGGTGCGCTACCAGCTTGTGACCGTTACTGAAGTGGCTCAAGCACTTGATATTTTAGCTACACAACGAATTGATGTAGTGATTGTCGCGCTTACAGCCCACGTTGATGAGCTTAATTGGCTTCAAACAATCCGTTCGAAGGCTCCCATTTGTCCGGTAATTGTGTATGCTGAAGATACTGATGAGTCGATTGCCTTGCATGCGCTGCATAGCGGTGCACATGATTATGTCTTAACGAGTGACCTTAGCCCAAGTGTCTTTCAACGAACCATTCGTTATGCTCGAGCGATTGTTGCCCAAAGCGTGGCCGAACAACAAGTCCAAGCATTAACCCTCGCCTTAGCGACCGCCATGAGCGCAGCCCAACAGCTTGAACAAAACCTTGATGTAGCGATTCATGAAATTCAAACGCCGATGAGTATTTTGCTTGGCTATATTCAGCTATTCGAGCGCCGAGTTGCTAGTTGGGGTGGCATTCCGCTGCGTGAGCGCCAAATGCTCAATACGATGCGGTTGCAAACAATTCATATTAGTCGCTTGGTGAGCATCTTGCTTGATTCAACTCAGATGGCGACCAATTATGGCAAACTTGAGCGGCGGCCACTTGAGCTTGGGGCTGTGTTGCGGGCAGTCGTCGCTTCAATTCAAGGTATGCGAGCGCCGCATTTGTTGGTCTTGCGCCTACCCGAGGTAGCAGTGTGGATTGATGGCGATTATGGGCGATTAATGCAGATCTTTCATAATTTGCTATTAAATGCCCTGAAATATAGCGACCTGCATAGTGAAATTACCCTAACCTTGCGAGCCGATGGTCAGATCATAGTCCAAGATTATGGCATTGGCATTCCATCCAATGCGTTGCCAAAGATTTTCAATCAATTTTTTCGAGCATCCAACGCACAACTTCAGGGTGGCACGGGCTATGGCATTGGCTTGGCGGTTGTACAAGATCTGGTTCAACAGCACGATGGCACGATTACGGTTACCAGTGAACTGGGGAGCGGAACCACGATGACAGTACAGTTTCCCTGCACGCTACGCCCAAATCGCTTGGTCGAACTCCCAACCCTGATCAATGAGCTTGATGAAGTGCTAATTCGCCAACGCTCATTGAGTTGATTTGTGACCATTCGCGCCACAAGGGTTAGGTTTAATTTAATATGGCAACTCGTGTTTCTGCTGCCACATGCTCGTCGATTCAGCTTCTCGGCGTAAGTCATGTTGGGTTATGGCCCGTAAGCGAATCGTACAACTGCGTGGCGTTTGGCAGGGAGCCTGCTTACAACTTGGGCAGACTTCGACCAAACGCGCAGCCTCAGCGATATGCGCAGCGGCAAC
This genomic interval from Herpetosiphon gulosus contains the following:
- a CDS encoding pyridoxal phosphate-dependent aminotransferase: MPQTLYLEWAKQQPATAILSNSSVYLPNLRSVIQQQLADAAWFEAAQQANPWGHPQLRQALQSWHSSMYPPLIVTGASSGLAVVCQALLQPGDHALIETPQYEPLSRCVAARGATWSACPRDSSSFELQLDQLASSITPRTKLLLISNLHNPSSALSAQPQLLRLQQTLNQTTDTLGIAPITIVVDEIYWHLAAQTPFRSVAELGPQWIGINSLSKVYGLSMLRCGWIMAAPQLLDQLRSAYLDLINIGSPLTEYLAASIIEQLPNYQIAAQAHVAANRQLLEHYVQPLLESELISGAIPATGCTYFPRIMRAQAQIEHVAQQTGCVPGQFFGSAYHQHLRIGFGGPSNLIEAALKAFTQTMLTLE
- a CDS encoding methyltransferase domain-containing protein; translation: MIQPDYEYHGLMAEAWDVLRGDTSGWSDRFFYRELIAQHGQPVLDIGCGTGRLLLDYLAEDIDIDGIDNSPDMLELCRLKAQAVGLKPNLYQQQLEDLNLPRQYATILIPSSSLQLITEPALVQQALQHVDAHLLAGGVVAASIMTLWQPDDPLESTFADEATRSSDGVVFRRESWSRFDPTSHCEATNDRYQKIQAGQVIAEELHQRDPATRSYQQAEIKALFEQAGFVEVHLYQGFAWQLAEPHEQLFCVVARKA
- a CDS encoding hybrid sensor histidine kinase/response regulator, whose protein sequence is MDLHHVRIVLLDQNGQATRQITSLITAIQAVRYQLVTVTEVAQALDILATQRIDVVIVALTAHVDELNWLQTIRSKAPICPVIVYAEDTDESIALHALHSGAHDYVLTSDLSPSVFQRTIRYARAIVAQSVAEQQVQALTLALATAMSAAQQLEQNLDVAIHEIQTPMSILLGYIQLFERRVASWGGIPLRERQMLNTMRLQTIHISRLVSILLDSTQMATNYGKLERRPLELGAVLRAVVASIQGMRAPHLLVLRLPEVAVWIDGDYGRLMQIFHNLLLNALKYSDLHSEITLTLRADGQIIVQDYGIGIPSNALPKIFNQFFRASNAQLQGGTGYGIGLAVVQDLVQQHDGTITVTSELGSGTTMTVQFPCTLRPNRLVELPTLINELDEVLIRQRSLS